In Nocardioides marinus, one DNA window encodes the following:
- the lysS gene encoding lysine--tRNA ligase: MSRGGSARPSGKSTEPTDWVTRAADDAIRHAGGQEALTDGLPEGRVVTCASGASPSGPIHLGNLREFLTPHLVAEELCRRGVAVRHLHSWDDFDRFRKVPAGVPASWAEHIGRPLSAVPDPWECHDSWAEHFKAPLRAALVELGVEMVEVSQTEQYLAGAYTEQVLHAIRNRDVIEDVLAKHRTKKAEPAAESEQEAAALADSVADEDDALTDAGSLARFPYKPYCRTCGRDTVELTSYDDETTDLAYTCSSCGDSHVTNVATQAEGKLVWKVDWPMRWAYEGVDFEPGGLDHSTPGSSYTVGKELVKRVFDFRAPSYVAYAFVGFAGMQKMSSSSGGVPTASDALRILEAPILRWLYARRQPKQAFDIDFGPEVVRLYDEWDSLTRKAENPDKRDAQVLAYERAVSTAAAGTLPRPKVVVPFRLLSSVADVTAGSAELISRIIGDVGHAHDSVEDLEPRLGRAMTWMSEYVPAEDRTTVRESKDAERLASLSEDEELWLRQLLDRLPDRLELEETTALIYGVPKLARGMGLDDPPTEEVKADQKAFFGLLYHLLVDAERGPRLPTLFLALGADKVRALLTP, encoded by the coding sequence ATGTCACGAGGCGGTTCCGCCCGACCCAGCGGCAAGAGCACCGAGCCGACCGACTGGGTGACCCGCGCCGCCGACGACGCGATCCGGCACGCGGGCGGCCAGGAGGCGCTGACCGACGGCCTGCCCGAGGGCCGGGTCGTCACCTGCGCCTCCGGCGCCAGCCCGTCCGGCCCGATCCACCTGGGCAACCTGCGCGAGTTCCTCACCCCGCACCTCGTCGCCGAGGAGCTGTGCCGCCGCGGGGTGGCCGTGCGCCACCTGCACTCCTGGGACGACTTCGACCGCTTCCGCAAGGTGCCGGCCGGGGTCCCCGCGTCCTGGGCCGAGCACATCGGACGCCCGCTCTCCGCCGTACCCGACCCGTGGGAGTGCCACGACTCCTGGGCCGAGCACTTCAAGGCCCCCCTGCGCGCCGCGCTGGTCGAGCTCGGCGTCGAGATGGTCGAGGTCTCCCAGACCGAGCAGTACCTCGCCGGCGCCTACACCGAGCAGGTCCTGCACGCGATCCGCAACCGCGACGTCATCGAGGACGTGCTGGCCAAGCACCGCACCAAGAAGGCCGAGCCCGCCGCCGAGTCCGAGCAGGAGGCCGCCGCGCTGGCCGACTCCGTCGCCGACGAGGACGACGCCCTCACCGACGCCGGCTCGCTCGCGCGCTTCCCCTACAAGCCCTACTGCCGCACCTGCGGGCGCGACACCGTCGAGCTGACGTCGTACGACGACGAGACCACGGACCTCGCCTACACCTGCTCCTCGTGCGGCGACTCCCACGTCACCAACGTCGCGACGCAGGCCGAGGGCAAGCTGGTGTGGAAGGTCGACTGGCCGATGCGCTGGGCCTACGAGGGCGTCGACTTCGAGCCCGGCGGGCTCGACCACTCCACGCCCGGCTCGTCCTACACCGTCGGCAAGGAGCTGGTGAAGCGGGTCTTCGACTTCCGCGCACCCTCCTACGTCGCCTACGCCTTCGTCGGCTTCGCCGGCATGCAGAAGATGTCCTCCTCCTCCGGGGGCGTCCCCACCGCGAGCGACGCGCTGCGCATCCTCGAGGCGCCGATCCTGCGCTGGCTCTACGCCCGCCGCCAGCCCAAGCAGGCCTTCGACATCGACTTCGGTCCCGAGGTCGTGCGCCTGTACGACGAGTGGGACTCCCTGACCCGCAAGGCCGAGAACCCCGACAAGCGCGACGCCCAGGTGCTGGCCTACGAGCGCGCGGTCTCGACCGCGGCGGCCGGCACCCTGCCGCGACCGAAGGTCGTCGTGCCGTTCCGCCTGCTCAGCTCGGTCGCCGACGTCACCGCCGGCTCCGCGGAGCTGATCAGCAGGATCATCGGCGACGTCGGCCACGCCCACGACTCGGTCGAGGACCTCGAGCCGCGGCTGGGCCGCGCGATGACGTGGATGTCGGAGTACGTCCCCGCCGAGGACCGCACCACCGTCCGCGAGAGCAAGGACGCCGAGCGACTGGCGTCGTTGAGCGAGGACGAGGAGCTGTGGCTGCGCCAGCTGCTCGACCGGCTCCCCGACCGGCTCGAGCTCGAGGAGACCACCGCCCTGATCTACGGCGTCCCCAAGCTCGCCCGCGGCATGGGCCTGGACGACCCGCCGACCGAGGAGGTCAAGGCCGACCAGAAGGCGTTCTTCGGCCTGCTCTACCACCTGCTCGTCGACGCCGAGCGCGGCCCGCGGCTGCCCACGCTGTTCCTGGCGCTGGGTGCCGACAAGGTCCGCGCGCTGCTGACCCCGTAG